In Stigmatopora argus isolate UIUO_Sarg chromosome 10, RoL_Sarg_1.0, whole genome shotgun sequence, the following proteins share a genomic window:
- the LOC144083770 gene encoding bridge-like lipid transfer protein family member 2 isoform X3 has protein sequence MSVWLISFLTILLLAIVLSCIIFRWLVNTLAARLAQTVLNADLKIKSVGLFSIRGVTIQFHPLHSVEIDRIWISSKLLNKDLPRYLALCVGETRVRFDLQAPLGPLTKRTSHGKKTGKISIGTTTLCFLSQLLSFHISSVNVMVLNMALSESLWHMTITCITLLLDHHSKSCRLAWDFSVGQLSSKVLKSSQLDICLAEVAFSLLLSGDVGLPEMKPGSLSLRVRTLLAELHEGLFLSPILVTSRTSQDLSDEQMQDCLGPEFIQTEAVEQLHRLIPCKANVEFENTNVTLSMHSQKRHLNWTLKSLKICYARDSEQLPLKSFTPELSFPQSSLVLFLEDGLLLSQSRQRIVCVNTLKTSLQITSMDISGSVAVNTCIVHYRHQEFSHWFNLLPWGQLVHRKASRRKSPFDLLPTLLFLRRLPHLDAPVMMTCSVSNLNVSVQLGDTTPFTLGFLSASAELQHLLDLKMTQDSPESRNVHQRTSLNLDSFWWRVGQGSHIQQAPHPPGKHVWGEALVLDSVSLQGSCNRASNESNGSPPSLSVESSLKGLQVELSETCALCLSRLLSVIQNLGQMKLSDDPTFSSHMVQPSSSVPLLYKLDIHLEDVNVFTVSNVAGALSLRMDTLGFICSGESSQVSLNGVGLSTIKTLTENTETCCPSSQIAHPLVRVTTMVLCYYSSTNTLQVQCEKDLTVVWTPPDYMFSYQHVTEALDCWYLLCGKGKEERLIGLDGDKKCLSLLLELGSTSITLHVGEHNYIVLHAEALSLSKHSGSVHARSPALAFNFDGHDIVSFKGLNVETHSELPEMQLHRNCFPSLTMTHNRVWLFTSPLLFVEFPYLYNFSETFDRAISVQKWLKTLHFPPGPLSSGQQRPPPDLVFRISQFSFIFLDDVFEIKLRDNYELMKDESKESAKRLQLLDKKVADLRKQHGELLPARKIEELYSSLEKKHIEIYIQRSRRLYANTPMRKSLLTWTVSELELVILADQSLHGPERVREQLRDIDRISPFPREGLPLVVQWCRAVNFKLASFLVRIRDYPRYLFEIRDWSLSGRLIGTEQDGQARAHRKETVPLGPPWGDLTVHRNIPPLKFYYDFKSNIGLYTIVWGPCWDPAWTQIGQSVDLLTKQTFDPSPLLTWWDKSRLLLHGRWVMDIDQANLHQLATEDPYNTTENLHWEWSKLNFDWNPGQFVFKGDLNVNVRTASKYDDICFLHLPNLCMTLDMQWLCHGNPHDHHAVTLCSADNIADVTSGQLHDSYRAFRSENLNLSITMDLNQHCGPESSQPRILLYSSTLRWMQNFWATWTNVSRPICRGKLFHSLRPVRKKLGQHYKQMSYTAAFPQLQVHYWASFAQQRGIQVECNKGHVFTRGAQRLIPQAGTVMRRLISEWNVTQMVSELSQVTVHLMASTWDETADHQINAQVNKTHLLSLSLLSYQRQSNHVEEDINPKDETNATYTHKLCLVDLRASWTTTNRNIAFGLYDGYKKASVLKRNLSTEALKGLRIDTQLQAKKLKRSPSTYSTSTVTATPVMPTLSRTEKTSHEGTSMLQKLIEETDKFVVFSEEDSGVSDQLCGIAACQTDDIYNRNWFIELVNCQMMLRGTETAGCVLVSAAKAQLQQCEHHPAWYNDTLKQKTTWTCLLDGMQYFATMETNPSEQENQQLWLEVKNIEEHRQRNLDSVLELMESGQAVGGMVSTTTDWNQPAQVNEAQQVQRIISRCSCRMHYISYSHDINPELATQIKPPELRNHHEKEDLLKKQAGAVDTFTLIHHDLEISTNPVQYAMILDIVNNLLLHVEPRRKEHSEKKQRVRFQLEISSNPEEQRSSILHLQEAVRQHLAQIRRLEKQIYSNIRTQPEDLSIDELNEINTQLQNQLNQEKNDMQMKSEELNILIRCFKDFQLQRANKLELRKPPEDVSVARRTEIYFAQARWCLTEEDGQLGIAELELQRFMYSKLNKSDDTAEHLLELGWFTMNNLLPNAAYKVVLRPQSACQSGRQFALRIFSKVRPPVGGISVKEHFEVNVVPLTIQLMYQFFKRMMGFFFPGRNVEEDEVTDEEDKFRLVTTGIPVKTRQSSEDTMGPMGPSKSVTQGMNRGAGVRRSFRKPLEHPVDDIDKMKERAAMNNSFIYIKIPQVPLCVSYKGEKSSVDWKDLNLVLPCLEYHNNTWTWLDFAMAVKRDSRKALVAQMIKEKLRLKPAAAGSDPRGKTLDGKADSGVQQQQEEDEKARLLIGLSAAEKSSGKKSIFSRRK, from the exons ATGTCTGTGTGGCTCATTTCCTTCCTCACAATCCTGCTTCTTGCCATTGTGTTGTCATGCATCATATTCCG ATGGCTGGTCAACACCCTGGCAGCGCGACTCGCCCAGACAGTGCTGAATGCAGACTTGAAGATCAAATCAGTGGGACTGTTCTCCATCCGAGGAGTCACGATCCAGTTTCACCCGCTGCACAGTGTG GAAATTGACCGGATATGGATTTCAAGCAAACTTCTGAACAAAGATTTACC GAGATACCTCGCCTTGTGTGTGGGGGAAACAAGAGTTCGTTTCGACTTGCAAGCGCCTCTCGGACCCTTGACTAAAAGGACGAGCCATGGGAAGAAAACGGGGAAGATTTCCATCGGCACCACAACACTTTGCTTTCTATCCCAA TTGCTGTCATTCCACATTAGCTCAGTCAACGTGATGGTCCTGAACATGGCGCTGTCCGAATCGCTATGGCACATGACCATAACGTGCATCACCTTGCTGCTGGACCACCACAGTAAAAG TTGCAGGCtagcgtgggatttctccgtgGGACAACTAAGCAGCAAAGTTCTAAAAAGCAGCCAGCTG GATATTTGTCTGGCCGAGGTGGCGTTCAGTCTGCTGCTTTCGGGCGACGTGGGGCTCCCCGAGATGAAGCCAGGCTCGCTGTCCCTGCGTGTCAGGACGCTGTTGGCTGAGCTGCACGAGGGCCTCTTCCTCTCCCCCATCCTCGTGACATCAAGGACAAGTCAAGATCTGTCTGATGAGCAAATGCAGG atTGCCTGGGCCCTGAATTCATTCAAACAGAAGCTGTGGAACAGCTCCACCGGCTAATCCCGTGCAAGGCCAATGTGGAGTTTGAAAACACAAATGTCACCTTGTCCATGCACAGCCAGAAAAG ACACCTGAATTGGACGCTAAAGTCTTTAAAAATTTGCTACGCACGAGACAGCGAACAGCTTCCCTTGAAAAGTTTCACCCCCGAGCTGAGCTTTCCCCAGAGTAGCCTGGTGCTCTTTCTGGAGG ATGGACTTCTGCTGTCGCAAAGCCGACAAAGAATTGTCTGTGTAAACACGCTCAAGACATCTTTGCAG ATCACATCCATGGACATTTCCGGCTCCGTGGCCGTCAATACTTGCATCGTCCACTATCGTCACCAGGAGTTCTCCCACTGGTTCAATTTGCTGCCGTGGGGACAGCTGGTGCACAGGAAGGCATCACGTAGAAAAAG TCCATTCGATCTTTTGcccaccctcctcttcctcagacGCTTACCCCACCTGGATGCCCCCGTGATGATGACGTGCTCCGTGTCCAACCTCAATGTGTCGGTGCAACTTGGAGACACCACGCCTTTCACACTCGGCTTTCTCTCCGCCAGCGCAG AATTGCAGCATCTTTTGGACTTAAAGATGACTCAAGACAGCCCAGAGTCTCGAAACGTGCACCAGCGGACCTCGTTAAACCTCGACAGTTTCTGGTGGCGAGTGGGTCAGGGCTCTCATATCCAGCAAGCCCCGCACCCTCCTGGCAAACATGTATGGGGCGAAGCGCTCGTTCTCGACTCTGTTAGTCTTCAG GGGAGCTGTAATCGAGCCAGCAACGAGTCGAATGGCAGCCCTCCGTCTCTGAGTGTAGAATCCAGTCTGAAGGGACTCCAAGTGGAGCTGTCGGAGACCTGTGCACTTTGTCTGTCTCGTCTGCTGTCTGTCATTCAAAATCTGGGTCAAATGAAGCTGTCGGATGATCCCACATTTTCTTCCCACATGGTGCAACCGTCCTCATCCGTGCCTCTGCTTTACAAACTGGACATCCATTTGGAGGATGTTAATGTTTTTACAGTCTCTAACGTAGCAG GAGCTCTGTCTTTGCGGATGGACACCCTCGGATTCATTTGCTCTGGCGAGAGCTCCCAGGTGTCGCTGAATGGCGTCGGCTTATCAACCATCAAGACGTTGACAGAGAACACAGAGACATGCTGCCCTTCCTCTCAGATTGCCCACCCCTTGGTCAGGGTGACCACGATGGTGCTTTGTTACTACAGTAGCACCAACACGCTGCAG GTTCAGTGTGAAAAGGATCTGACTGTGGTATGGACACCCCCAGACTATATGTTTTCATATCAGCACGTGACGGAAGCGTTGGATTGCTGGTATCTGCTCTGCGGCAAAGGAAAAGAAGAGCGCCTGATCGGGCTGGATGGCGATAAAAAATGTCTGAGCCTACTGCTGGAACTGGGAAGCACCAGCATAACGCTTCACGTAGGGGAGCACAACTACATCGTCCTCCACGCCGAAGCGCTTTCCCTCTCCAAGCACTCCGGCTCTGTACATGCGCGCTCGCCCGCCCTGGCGTTCAACTTTGATGGCCACGATATTGTCTCCTTCAAGGGCTTGAACGTGGAGACACATAGCGAGCTGCCGGAGATGCAGTTGCATAGGAACTGTTTCCCCTCGCTGACCATGACTCACAACCGTGTTTGGCTTTTCACCAGCCCGCTTCTCTTTGTGGAGTTCCCGTACTTGTACAACTTCTCTGAAACCTTTGACAGGGCTATTAGCGTGCAGAAGTGGTTGAAGACCCTGCACTTCCCGCCAGGCCCCCTTTCATCCGGCCAACAACGCCCCCCGCCCGACCTCGTCTTCAGAATTAGCCAGTTCTCCTTCATCTTTCTGGACGACGTGTTCGAGATCAAGCTGCGAGACAACTACGAGTTGATGAAGGATGAGAGCAAGGAGAGCGCCAAGCGATTGCAGCTCCTGGACAAGAAGGTGGCCGACCTACGTAAGCAGCACGGTGAGCTTCTGCCCGCCAGAAAGATCGAGGAGCTGTACAGCTCACTGGAGAAGAAGCATATCGAGATCTACATCCAACGCTCGCGACGTCTCTATGCCAACACCCCCATGAGGAAGTCACTGCTAACGTGGACTGTGTCAGAACTTGAGCTGGTCATCCTGGCCGATCAGTCGCTTCACGGTCCCGAGAGGGTGAGAGAGCAGCTGCGGGATATTGACAGGATAAGCCCCTTCCCCCGAGAGGGGCTCCCCTTGGTTGTCCAGTGGTGCCGTGCAGTCAACTTCAAACTGGCTTCATTTTTGG tgaGAATTCGCGACTACCCGCGTTATCTATTTGAGATCCGTGATTGGTCGCTGTCGGGTCGCCTGATTGGGACGGAGCAAGATGGCCAAGCAAGGGCGCACCGAAAAGAAACGGTTCCACTTGGTCCACCGTGGGGGGACCTGACTGTACACAGGAATATTCCGCCCCTCAAGTTCTACTACGACTTCAAAT CCAACATTGGCCTTTATACCATCGTTTGGGGGCCGTGTTGGGACCCGGCGTGGACTCAGATTGGCCAGTCGGTTGACCTGCTCACTAAACAGACGTTCGACCCCTCACCTTTGCTCACCTGGTGGGACAAAAGTCGCCTGTTGCTTCATGGACGTTGGGTCATGGACATCGACCAAGCCAATCTGCATCAACTCGCCACGGAG GACCCTTACAACACCACAGAGAACTTGCACTGGGAATGGAGCAAGCTCAACTTTGACTGGAACCCAGGccagtttgtttttaaaggagATTTGAATGTCAACGTCAGGACGGCATCGAA GTATGACGACATCTGCTTTCTACACCTGCCCAATTTGTGCATGACCCTCGACATGCAGTGGCTCTGCCACGGCAACCCTCACGATCACCACGCCGTCACACTTTGCTCTGCCGACAACATTGCAGACGTGACCTCGGGACAGCTGCACGATTCCTACAGAGCGTTTCGCTCTGAGAACCTCAACCTTTCCATAACCATGGACCTGAACCAACACTGTGGTCCCG AATCGTCCCAGCCAAGAATCTTGCTGTACAGCAGCACTCTACGCTGGATGCAGAATTTTTGGGCCACTTGGACCAATGTGTCGCGCCCCATATGTCGAGGAAAGCTTTTTCACAGCCTCAGGCCGGTCCGTAAAAAACTGGGTCAGCATTACAAGCAGATGTCCTACACGGCTGCCTTTCCACAACTCCAA GTTCATTATTGGGCATCCTTTGCACAGCAGAGAGGTATCCAAGTGGAGTGTAACAAAGGTCACGTCTTCACTCGAGGAGCTCAGAGACTAATCCCACAgg CTGGCACCGTGATGAGGAGGCTGATCTCCGAATGGAACGTGACTCAGATGGTGAGTGAGCTGTCGCAGGTTACGGTTCACCTCATGGCCTCCACGTGGGATGAGACGGCCGACCACCAGATCAACGCTCAGGTGAACAAGACCCACCTGCTCAGCTTGTCCTTACTGAGCTACCAGCGCCAGAGCAACCACGTGGAAGAG GACATAAACCCTAAGGATGAGACCAACGCCACGTACACTCACAAGCTGTGCCTGGTGGACCTGCGTGCCTCCTGGACCACCACAAACAGGAACATTGCATTCGGACTCTACGACGGTTACAAAAAGGCCTCCGTTCTGAAGCGAAACCTCTCCACCGAAGCGCTGAAGGGTCTCCGCATCGACACACAACTGCAAGCTAAGAAGCTCAAACGCTCGCCTTCAACGTACTCCACCAGCACTGTCACTGCCACTCCGGTCATGCCCACCCTCAGTCGAACAGAGAAAACTTCCCACGAAG GAACATCAATGCTCCAGAAGTTGATCGAGGAAACGGACAAGTTTGTGGTGTTTTCCGAAGAGGACTCGGGGGTCAGTGACCAGCTGTGTGGCATCGCAGCGTGCCAGACTGATGACATCTACAACCGCAATTGGTTTATTGAATTGGTCAACTGTCAG ATGATGCTGCGTGGCACCGAAACGGCCGGCTGCGTCCTGGTGTCTGCGGCCAAGGCCCAGCTGCAGCAATGTGAGCACCACCCAGCCTGGTACAATGACACCCTGAAGCAAAAAACCACCTGGACCTGCCTGCTGGATGGCATGCAGTATTTTGCTACGATGGAGACCAATCCATCAGAGCAGGAGAACCAGCAGCTTTGGTTGGAG GTGAAAAACATTGAGGAGCATCGACAGCGGAATCTTGACTCTGTGCTGGAGCTAATGGAGAGTGGCCAGGCTGTGGGTGGAATGGTTAGCACCACTACAG ACTGGAATCAGCCAGCGCAGGTAAATGAGGCCCAGCAGGTTCAGCGCATCATCTCCCGCTGCAGCTGCCGAATGCACTACATCAGCTACAGTCATGACATCAACCCAGAGCTCGCCACGCAAATCAAACCCCCGGAACTTAGGAACCACCACGAAAAGGAAGACCTGCTGAAGAAACAGGCTG GTGCCGTAGACACGTTTACACTCATTCACCACGACTTGGAGATATCGACCAACCCTGTTCAGTACGCCATGATTCTGGATATCGTAAACAACCTTTTGCTTCACGTCGAGCCCAGGCGCAAG GAGCACAGTGAGAAGAAGCAGCGTGTTCGCTTCCAGCTGGAGATCTCCAGTAACCCCGAGGAGCAGCGCAGCAGCATTCTGCATCTCCAGGAAGCAGTCAGGCAACACCTGGCCCAAATAAGACGCCTTGAAAAGCAGATATACTCCAACATCCGG ACACAACCGGAAGATCTCAGCATTGACGAGCTGAATGAAATCAACACGCAACTTCAGAATCAGCTCAACCAAGAGAAGAACGACATGCAGATGAAAAGCGAGGAACTCAACATCCTCATCAG GTGCTTTAAGGACTTCCAGCTGCAGCGAGCCAACAAGCTGGAGCTGCGCAAGCCACCAGAGGACGTGAGTGTGGCAAGGAGGACCGAGATCTACTTTGCTCAGGCGCGTTGGTGTCTCACTGAGGAGGATGGACAGCTAGGAATTGCTGAGCTGGAGCTGCAGAGGTTCATGTACAGCAAG CTCAACAAGTCTGATGATACTGCAGAGCATCTGCTGGAGTTGGGATGGTTCACCATGAACAACCTCTTGCCCAATGCAGCATACAAG GTGGTGCTCCGTCCTCAGAGCGCCTGTCAATCAGGTCGACAGTTCGCTCTGCGCATCTTCAGCAAAGTGCGCCCCCCTGTGGGTGGGATCTCTGTCAAGGAGCACTTTGAG GTGAACGTGGTGCCTCTCACCATCCAGCTCATGTACCAGTTCTTCAAGAGGATGATGGGATTCTTCTTTCCCGGGAGGAACGTGGAGGAGGATGAAGTCACCGATGAGGAGGACAAGTTCAGACTGGTCACCacgg GTATCCCCGTGAAGACTCGCCAGTCGTCAGAGGACACCATGGGCCCGATGGGTCCCAGTAAAAGCGTTACTCAGGGGATGAACCGCGGCGCTGGCGTCAGGAGATCCTTTAGAAAACCTCTTGAG CATCCCGTTGATGACATCGACAAAATGAAAGAGCGAGCAGCCATGAACAACTCCTTCATTTACATTAAGATTCCTCAGGTGCCGCTGTGCGTCAGCTATAAG GGAGAGAAGAGCAGCGTGGACTGGAAGGACCTTAATCTGGTGCTACCTTGTTTGGAATACCACAACAACACCTGGACCTGGTTGGATTTCGCCATGGCCGTCAAGAGAGACAGCCGCAAGGCCCTCGTGGCCCAG ATGATCAAGGAGAAGCTGCGCTTGAAGCCGGCCGCCGCCGGCTCCGACCCGCGCGGGAAAACGTTGGACGGGAAGGCGGACTCGGGCGTTCAGCAGCAGCAAGAGGAGGACGAAAAGGCTCGGCTGCTCATCGGCCTCAGCGCCGCAGAGAAAAGCTCGGGCAAGAAGAGCATCTTTAGTCGACGCAAGTGA